gacGTATAatcatgaatgaaaatcccataaaataattcgtttcataaaataaaaactaaaaataagAACACAGAATTCATATTTTAGCATATTGAATGAAAGGAGTATATCGATAAGCACACATACTCTCGAATCTCGAGAATCGAAACTTTGCCGTGTATACTTTTGGTATCGTGTTTGACGTTTTAAGGGTATTAGTATTTTGCTGTTAACAAATGCAATAAATTGAATATCAACGGTCCAAAATATAGAACagctataaaaatattattaaataaatcatgGTAAGCAGATAAAATCGAATGTTgctgataaaaattaaattattacaatTACCACCTTACCCTTGTAAATTAACCTCAACAAAGATCAGTGCTTTATAACGAAGCCCTTCATTTCTTGTAATTATAtactattattaataaattcataTTACATACTTTGAGAATATTCCCATATAATTTTAGTAATAATTCAAACGTTTATTGTACCTACTAaggaaagaaaattattttaaactaaTTTCGTAATTATAGCTTGTTTTAGTATTGGGAGATTTGCATATTCCACATAGATGTAGTAGCCTTCCAAGTAAATTTAAGAAATTATTGGTGCCTGGTAGAATACAGCATATTTTATGCACAGGCAATCTATGTACGAAAGAATCCTATGATTACTTAAAAACATTGGCTAGTGATGTACATGTTGTTAGAGGAGATTTTGACGAGgtatatattatttaaaatatttagataATTATTCAGAAGCACTACAGGTTTTTTTAATCTTCCTTGTAGAACTTAAATTATCCAGAACAAAAAGTTGTCACTGTTGGTCAATTTAGAATAGGATTAACACATGGACATCAAGTTGTACCTTGGGGAGATCCAGAATCACTAGCCCAAATTCAAAGACAGTTAGAAGTTGATATCTTAATATCAGGTCATACGCATAAATTTGAGGCATATGaacatgaaaataaattttatattaatcctGGCTCTGCAACTGGAGCATACAATCCCCTTGATACGtaagatttttttaaattaataattatcatttatatatttacaaatattatatctaatatctttattaaatgttttaaaaatttattctatttaattttaaagtgGATATTTATACTTTATAGATCATTCATCCCATCTTTTGTTCTAATGGATATTCAAAGTTCAACAGTAGTAACTTATGTATATCAACTTGTTGGTGATGAAGTGAAAGTTGAAAGAATTGAatacaaaaaaagttaaaattgtATAAAGAATTCAAGAATATACATACATGTTACATGATATGATACATATAATTGATATACATAAAACTGAATACTACTCTACCTCTATGATTCATACGAGGTCTCAGGTGCATTTGAATTAGCATTAGCACTTATATAAGAATTTTAATTGTATGATACgtttattgtaaataaaattagaacATCGGCTATGAATTTCATTCATACttcatttaatacttttttgcaatTTAGTTTATATCGTTATATactatttatcaaaaatgttTGTTTTCCGTTGTTTATTCAGTTACACGTATGTATAATTACGGATTCCGGTGTACCGCCGCCAAAATGACAATTTTATTCTTGATATACAAATAAATGAAAATCAGACATCTATAATGCCCTTATGTGAATAACATATTATTTTAGTTTCTATTGTCACtcatattttgcatatttcaatAAAGTCATCATTGAAGTAGACATAGTGtcttatttatcgcgaacacgtTAATTATCTCTCTTGCTATTAATGATATAACAAAATAACtaattataaaagaaaattgtACGTTTTAAAAAGACGAATGTTATGATAACAAAATACTTTTTTCCGAAGGTCACCAAAGATTTTTCATAGATCACATATTTTTTATCATGTGAATTTATAACTGTTATTAAAACAAGTTCAGTAACCTGACATGTTATCCTTGAGAGTGAAGAAACATGTTTAagccaaaaaaataaaaataaaaatggaacAAGAAGAAAATAAGTTGACTTTCTTTACTAAATGCCCCCCCTCCTCTTAAGATACAATTTTCCTTTAGGCAATATTTCGTATCTTCAGTAGCAACAGAGTTAATTAAGAGCTAACGATAAATGGAACAtccattatatatttattttcaatttgttcCAATCGAGTAAAATCATGCCTGTAGTCACGTATACGTATTTACGTTCAAATATCACGTTTAACGTAACCTAGTTCTGCAATTCATCGAAATTCTTtgtatgtaaaatatatttacgtTTGACTATTACGTATTTCAAAGTAATCTCTATCTTTGTACCGCAACTATATTTGTCTTCAATATACGTCAATTAGCCATCAAATTATTTCCTATCACCGTCTAATGATAAGACTGGATATAAGTATAGTACATAAACAAAGTGCAGTATCCTAATTATTGATTAGATAATTAGAGTTTTGTAGAATAaatgtttgtttataaatatataaagtttTCGAATAAATGTATACATTTGATAAATTAAccggaatattattttaaaatcatattaaatttaaaaatgatcGAAGATTCTAT
This genomic window from Colletes latitarsis isolate SP2378_abdomen chromosome 8, iyColLati1, whole genome shotgun sequence contains:
- the Vps29 gene encoding vacuolar protein sorting 29; amino-acid sequence: MLVLVLGDLHIPHRCSSLPSKFKKLLVPGRIQHILCTGNLCTKESYDYLKTLASDVHVVRGDFDENLNYPEQKVVTVGQFRIGLTHGHQVVPWGDPESLAQIQRQLEVDILISGHTHKFEAYEHENKFYINPGSATGAYNPLDTSFIPSFVLMDIQSSTVVTYVYQLVGDEVKVERIEYKKS